The nucleotide window CCTCTCCCCCTGACCCGCGCACTGGTTTCACCCTTATTTCCACCAGTAAGCTTTTTGACTGAATTCCACACTCCACCACTTTTCTCACAAATTACCGCATTTCGAACAGTAATCCTTGATATTTTCTATATTGCTTTTCTTATGATGCAACGATACCATTAAGGAGAATAGGGGAATAACCAGGTCTGTGTGCTGATTGGGGGTCAACTCTCATGGGAATTGCTGAGAAATTTGTGAGGCAGTGCAGGAAGCCGGAAGGGCTGCTCGGGAGATTCGTGGGGATAGCAATGAACCGAGGCCACGCCAAAGTTAGGCGATGGGGACTCAGCCACATCCACACGGAACAATCGCCCGCTGCTATACTCGATATTGGATGCGGCGGGGGTGCGGCCCTCAGAGACATGGCTTTTTTGTTTCCAAACTCCAGGTTCTATGCGATTGACTATTCCCCGGAAATGGTCTCGTTAGCCAAGAAAGTAAACAGAGAACTGGCAGCATGCGGTCGACTGGAAATCTCTCTGGGCGCTATTTCGTCCCTTCCTTTTCCGGATGACTTTTTTGATCTTGCCACCGCTTTCGAGTCTTACTATTTCTGGCCGGATCTTATTCGCGATCTTGCGGAGATCCGACGCGTATTGCGGCCGGGAGGTATGCTGTTACTGGTGAACGAGGTCTACGAAGACGGGAGATTCCATGACCGAAACAAGAAGTGGGCGGTCTGGGCCAACATGCAGATCCACTCTCCCCAGGGCTATAGGGATTTTCTGAGAGGCGCGGGCTATTCTTCGGTCGAGATACATGAAGTCCCCGAGAAGAATTGGATTGCTGCCACAGGCAGGAAAGACAGACCGTGAAGAAGAGAGACATAACGGGGCACCGGAGGCAATCTGCTGGAGACGATGCTTAGTTTCCGGTCCCTGCTGCGTTTCAAATGGCAGTTGCCGATTCGTAATGATTTGCCCGATATTTGACTCGTAAAGACAAGCACCTATTTTACCCTCCCAAACAATGAAACCTACCACCGGCAAGGACAATAGCCACTATTGATTGAGATGTTGGTTTTGAGGGATTTGGCGGATGTCTCACCTTTCAACCAGTAATCGAGACCCCTATCTCTCCCCAAAAAGCTCCTTGCAAAGCAGGAATAGTGGTGTATGATT belongs to Syntrophorhabdaceae bacterium and includes:
- a CDS encoding class I SAM-dependent methyltransferase — translated: MGIAEKFVRQCRKPEGLLGRFVGIAMNRGHAKVRRWGLSHIHTEQSPAAILDIGCGGGAALRDMAFLFPNSRFYAIDYSPEMVSLAKKVNRELAACGRLEISLGAISSLPFPDDFFDLATAFESYYFWPDLIRDLAEIRRVLRPGGMLLLVNEVYEDGRFHDRNKKWAVWANMQIHSPQGYRDFLRGAGYSSVEIHEVPEKNWIAATGRKDRP